A stretch of the Desulfuribacillus alkaliarsenatis genome encodes the following:
- a CDS encoding protease complex subunit PrcB family protein, translating to MENKSVNIEKIDLESNDVKNSKLTKIREWYESVKEIEFEGTKIIDNELYVLISLGEKNCGGYMVEIIRAVASDNTIRIHYSLESPKEGETMIASFVYPFDLIVIKEKEQINVTEKLDNYTVEFIREDKQ from the coding sequence TTGGAGAATAAATCAGTAAATATTGAAAAAATCGACCTAGAAAGTAATGATGTAAAGAATTCAAAGTTAACGAAGATTAGAGAATGGTATGAATCTGTGAAAGAAATTGAGTTTGAAGGAACTAAAATTATAGACAATGAATTATATGTGTTAATCTCCTTAGGTGAAAAAAATTGTGGCGGTTACATGGTTGAGATTATTAGAGCTGTGGCATCAGATAATACAATTCGAATTCATTATTCATTAGAATCACCTAAGGAAGGTGAAACAATGATTGCAAGCTTCGTTTATCCCTTTGACTTAATAGTTATAAAAGAAAAAGAACAAATAAACGTAACTGAAAAACTTGATAATTATACTGTTGAGTTTATAAGAGAAGATAAGCAGTAG
- the uraA gene encoding uracil permease, with protein MSQQRTIAVDERPPLSQLLPLSFQHLFAMFGATVLVPFLTGLSPAVALLSSGVGTLLFILITKGQVPAYLGSSFAFIAPIIAVSATSGPGEAMFGIMMIGVVYAICSGIIFKFGVEWLRKLLPPVVVGSVIVVIGLGLATVAVDMATTEYIVVDKPATIEEFSALPGSVQDVQEDSVLLKVYSGTSVLVAFIALAVAIIASTFFRGFFAIIPVLLGIVSGYIAAIPLGLVNFQQVIDAPWFAIPEFTTPIPNTLALWVIVPVALVTIAEHLGDIFVTGKIVERDLLKKPGLHRTLLGDGVATFFASLVGGPPNTTYGENIGVLAITRVFSVFVIAGAAIMAIGMAFIGKVAALISTIPVPVMGGVSILLFGIIASSGLRMLVDSGIQYKHKRNLVISSVILILGVGNAILNFGLLELHGMALATIAGILLNAILPKAIEVDERPSTVEQ; from the coding sequence ATGTCTCAACAAAGAACAATCGCTGTAGATGAAAGACCACCATTATCGCAGTTATTACCATTAAGCTTCCAGCACTTATTTGCGATGTTTGGTGCAACAGTTTTAGTACCATTTTTAACAGGATTAAGCCCAGCAGTAGCATTATTATCCAGTGGTGTAGGAACGCTCTTGTTTATTTTAATAACTAAAGGACAAGTTCCTGCGTACTTAGGTTCTTCATTTGCTTTTATCGCTCCTATTATCGCAGTTTCAGCAACTAGCGGTCCTGGAGAAGCAATGTTTGGCATTATGATGATTGGTGTTGTTTATGCAATTTGTTCAGGAATTATATTTAAATTTGGTGTTGAGTGGTTAAGGAAGTTATTACCTCCAGTAGTAGTTGGTTCGGTAATAGTTGTAATTGGATTAGGATTAGCAACTGTTGCAGTAGACATGGCGACTACAGAATATATAGTAGTAGATAAACCTGCAACGATAGAAGAATTTAGTGCATTACCTGGTAGTGTTCAAGATGTACAAGAAGACTCAGTATTATTAAAAGTTTATAGTGGGACAAGCGTATTAGTAGCGTTTATAGCCCTTGCAGTAGCAATTATAGCAAGTACATTCTTTAGAGGTTTCTTTGCAATAATTCCTGTTTTATTAGGAATAGTTAGTGGATATATTGCAGCAATTCCACTAGGGTTAGTAAATTTCCAACAGGTAATAGATGCACCTTGGTTCGCTATACCAGAATTTACGACACCTATACCTAATACACTTGCACTCTGGGTGATTGTACCTGTGGCATTAGTTACGATAGCAGAGCATTTAGGGGACATTTTTGTTACAGGAAAGATTGTAGAAAGAGATTTATTGAAAAAACCTGGTTTACACAGAACTCTATTAGGGGATGGAGTGGCCACTTTCTTCGCTTCACTAGTCGGTGGACCGCCTAACACTACTTATGGAGAGAATATTGGAGTTTTAGCGATAACGCGCGTATTTAGTGTATTTGTTATAGCTGGAGCAGCAATTATGGCAATTGGAATGGCCTTTATAGGCAAGGTAGCAGCTTTAATCAGCACAATACCTGTGCCAGTTATGGGTGGTGTAAGTATCCTGTTATTCGGTATTATTGCATCATCTGGATTAAGGATGCTAGTAGATAGTGGTATTCAGTACAAACATAAAAGAAATTTAGTTATATCAAGTGTTATCTTAATCCTAGGTGTTGGTAATGCAATTCTAAACTTTGGATTACTTGAATTACATGGCATGGCTTTAGCTACTATAGCTGGTATTCTTTTAAATGCAATTTTACCTAAAGCAATTGAAGTTGATGAACGACCTTCAACAGTTGAGCAGTAG
- a CDS encoding carbamoyl phosphate synthase small subunit: protein MTSKGIKENISSRAQQYLENLKSEKNAALILEDGTVLYGTAFGDTTKDKISGEVVFNTSMTGYQEVLTDPSYCGQIVTMTYPLIGNYGLNAEDIESMFSKVNGFIVKENCNHPSNWRAVEDVNDFLKAHNVIGIAGIDTRLLTRKIRVHGTLKGMITTNIDADINNIVDTLNNTEYPTDQVSKVSTKSIFRSPGQGYRVVLIDMGTKQGIHRELIKRNCDVTVVPYDTTYEQITRLQPEGIMISNGPGDPKNVLQTAEMLKPFIGKIPMYGICLGHQLIALSAGADTEKLKFGHRGGNNPVKDLRTNRVYITSQNHGYTVNKESLEGTGLTISHINLNDDTVEGLVHESGLLASVQYHPEAAPGPLDSNYLFDQFIDTIKTWKTGQER from the coding sequence ATGACAAGCAAAGGAATTAAAGAAAACATAAGCTCAAGGGCTCAACAATACTTAGAAAATCTTAAGAGTGAAAAAAATGCTGCGTTAATTCTTGAAGATGGAACAGTACTTTATGGAACAGCATTTGGAGATACAACGAAAGATAAAATTAGTGGTGAAGTTGTATTTAACACTAGCATGACTGGATACCAAGAAGTTTTAACAGATCCATCTTATTGTGGACAGATAGTTACCATGACCTATCCTTTGATCGGAAATTATGGCTTAAACGCTGAGGATATTGAGTCAATGTTTAGCAAAGTAAATGGTTTTATTGTCAAAGAAAACTGCAATCATCCAAGTAATTGGAGAGCTGTAGAAGATGTTAATGATTTTCTAAAAGCACATAATGTAATAGGTATAGCTGGGATTGATACAAGATTATTAACAAGAAAAATCCGTGTGCACGGAACATTAAAAGGCATGATTACAACAAATATTGATGCAGATATCAATAACATAGTTGATACTTTGAATAATACGGAATATCCAACTGATCAGGTTTCTAAAGTATCAACGAAATCAATATTTAGAAGTCCTGGGCAAGGTTACAGAGTTGTTCTTATTGATATGGGAACTAAACAGGGTATACATAGAGAACTAATTAAGCGTAATTGTGATGTTACTGTAGTTCCTTATGATACAACATACGAGCAAATAACTAGACTACAACCTGAAGGTATTATGATATCAAATGGCCCTGGAGACCCGAAAAACGTACTGCAAACTGCAGAGATGTTAAAGCCGTTTATAGGAAAAATTCCTATGTATGGGATATGCCTAGGTCATCAATTAATCGCCCTAAGTGCAGGTGCAGATACTGAGAAATTAAAGTTTGGTCATCGAGGTGGCAACAATCCTGTTAAAGACTTGCGTACTAATCGAGTTTATATAACTTCACAAAATCATGGATACACAGTTAATAAAGAGTCCCTTGAAGGTACTGGTTTAACTATAAGCCATATTAATTTAAATGACGATACTGTAGAGGGTTTAGTACACGAAAGCGGTTTACTGGCTTCAGTTCAGTACCATCCCGAAGCAGCTCCAGGGCCGTTAGATTCAAATTACTTATTTGATCAATTTATAGATACAATAAAAACATGGAAAACAGGACAGGAGCGATAA
- a CDS encoding M23 family metallopeptidase, whose amino-acid sequence MSIKIKLRYIPMIVVFGIIIQISNPYTIYALEAPEISEQEEFFRSVEAVTGVPWSIMAAVYKYETNIQKKDNGNPQFLSHKNLWGGLGNTEQGSMSPLVNAFYGGIGRDGSDDGLADSDNFYDIIYSLALWVSTNGKNEQEYIELFSELYNNEKAFKRIEQFTKIYQHFDTVDIKGNSFPIPLTYSYSYRSTWGAGRSYGGYRMHEGTDIFARAWTPVKSTSYGVVEIKGWNKYGGWRVGIRDLNNVYHYYAHLAGYAKELNEGDIVEAGQVIGYVGNSGYGPKGTTGRFPPHLHYGMYKDNGKNEWSFDPTPSLYRWERAEKQKKR is encoded by the coding sequence ATGTCTATAAAGATAAAATTAAGATACATTCCCATGATAGTTGTATTTGGAATAATCATTCAAATTTCTAATCCATATACAATTTACGCGCTTGAAGCACCAGAGATTAGTGAACAAGAGGAATTTTTTAGGTCAGTTGAAGCTGTTACAGGAGTTCCTTGGTCAATTATGGCTGCTGTCTATAAATATGAAACTAATATACAGAAAAAAGATAATGGTAACCCACAATTTTTAAGCCATAAAAATCTATGGGGAGGATTAGGCAATACCGAACAAGGAAGCATGAGTCCGCTGGTAAATGCATTTTATGGTGGAATAGGACGTGATGGTTCAGATGATGGGCTTGCTGATAGTGATAATTTTTATGACATTATATATTCACTGGCATTATGGGTTAGCACTAACGGTAAGAACGAACAAGAATATATAGAATTATTTAGTGAACTCTATAATAATGAAAAAGCTTTCAAAAGAATTGAACAATTTACAAAAATTTATCAACACTTTGATACTGTTGATATAAAAGGAAACTCATTTCCTATTCCATTGACATATTCTTACAGTTATCGTAGCACTTGGGGTGCGGGCAGGTCATATGGTGGTTATAGAATGCATGAGGGAACAGATATATTTGCTAGAGCGTGGACACCAGTAAAAAGTACCTCCTATGGGGTAGTAGAAATTAAAGGTTGGAATAAATATGGTGGCTGGAGAGTTGGAATTAGAGATTTGAATAATGTTTATCATTATTATGCTCATTTAGCTGGATATGCCAAAGAATTAAATGAAGGCGATATTGTAGAAGCTGGACAAGTAATCGGTTACGTTGGCAATTCAGGTTATGGGCCGAAGGGCACAACAGGTAGATTTCCACCTCATCTTCATTATGGTATGTATAAAGATAACGGAAAAAACGAGTGGTCATTTGATCCGACTCCAAGTCTTTATCGATGGGAAAGAGCAGAAAAACAAAAGAAAAGGTGA
- the lspA gene encoding signal peptidase II, whose product MQSWRFKVPYYIIAVIIVIIDQLSKLAVVNFMDERNINTIPIWEGVFHLTSHRNAGAAFGILQEQRWFFIVVTLFVIIGIIYAIYKYEGHADKKLFLFGITLLLGGAVGNLIDRIFVGAVIDFLDFRLINYPIFNIADVAIVIGVVLLFIDLWHTHKLENEQLKENKL is encoded by the coding sequence ATGCAGAGCTGGAGGTTTAAGGTGCCGTACTATATCATAGCAGTTATTATTGTAATAATTGATCAATTATCAAAACTAGCCGTTGTTAATTTTATGGATGAGCGAAATATTAATACCATACCTATATGGGAAGGAGTATTTCACCTGACTTCCCATAGAAATGCCGGTGCTGCTTTTGGAATTTTACAAGAGCAACGTTGGTTTTTTATTGTCGTTACACTATTTGTTATTATAGGAATTATTTATGCAATTTATAAATACGAGGGGCATGCGGATAAAAAACTATTTTTATTTGGAATTACACTATTATTAGGTGGAGCTGTTGGAAATCTAATTGATCGTATCTTTGTAGGTGCAGTAATTGACTTTCTTGATTTTCGATTGATTAATTACCCGATTTTTAATATTGCCGATGTAGCAATTGTGATAGGTGTAGTGCTTCTGTTTATTGATTTATGGCATACCCATAAACTTGAGAATGAACAATTGAAGGAGAATAAACTATGA
- the pyrR gene encoding bifunctional pyr operon transcriptional regulator/uracil phosphoribosyltransferase PyrR: MTLIEKNQILDEKALNRALTRIAHEIIEKNKGIDNTVLIGIKTRGVYLARRLAKRIEDIEGQSVSVSEIDVTMYRDDVDQEQKQEFNLDTSNSIDIVDKNVVLVDDVLFTGRTVRAALDALVDIGRPQRIQLAVLVDRGHRELPVRADYVGKNVPTSKTEIVSVMLEETDGQDQVIILQKQL; this comes from the coding sequence ATGACTCTAATAGAAAAAAATCAAATATTAGATGAAAAAGCATTAAATAGAGCTTTAACTCGTATCGCTCACGAAATAATAGAAAAAAACAAAGGTATAGATAATACTGTTTTAATTGGCATTAAAACTCGGGGCGTTTATTTGGCAAGACGCTTGGCAAAGAGAATAGAGGATATAGAAGGGCAAAGCGTTAGTGTTAGTGAAATAGACGTGACGATGTATCGAGATGATGTTGATCAAGAACAAAAGCAAGAGTTTAATTTAGACACAAGTAATTCAATTGACATAGTTGATAAAAACGTTGTACTAGTTGATGATGTCTTATTTACAGGCAGAACTGTAAGGGCAGCATTAGATGCATTAGTAGATATCGGTAGACCACAAAGGATTCAGTTAGCAGTATTAGTAGACCGGGGGCACCGGGAGTTACCAGTAAGGGCGGATTATGTTGGTAAAAACGTTCCTACATCAAAAACAGAAATTGTATCTGTCATGTTAGAAGAAACTGATGGACAAGACCAAGTTATCATTCTGCAAAAGCAATTATAA
- a CDS encoding dihydroorotase, giving the protein MAVLIKNVQLFDGRQLHKSKDILIENEKIVAIEDKIDERLVENAIEDNYQDIVKINAAGKLLTPGFIDMHVHLREPGFEYKETIETGSKAAAKGGFTTIACMPNTKPVTDSKEIVEYIYEKANVNNGVKVYPIGAITIGEKGQELTNFQELKDAGIIALSDDGRGVQNAKLMQEAFNNAKSLEIPIIIHAEDDSLAASGHLHDGQKAKELNIKGIPSTSESIMVARDILLAESAKAHVHFAHLSAKESVDWIEVAKAKGIHVTCEVTPQHLVMCDEDILEDHGNYKVNPPIRSNEDQNALIDALNKGVIDIIATDHAPHSDDEKNSGIEKSYFGMTGLETAFAVLYTKLVLTGKISLERVLESLTSKPAEIFNINRGHIFVGSVADMVLIDLNDKKVVEVDKFESKGKNSPFINWDLHGWPVLTMVAGKVIYKDERV; this is encoded by the coding sequence GTGGCAGTACTAATTAAAAATGTACAATTATTTGACGGAAGGCAATTGCACAAAAGTAAGGATATTTTAATAGAAAATGAAAAGATAGTAGCAATTGAAGATAAGATTGATGAACGGTTAGTTGAAAATGCTATAGAAGATAATTATCAAGATATCGTAAAAATCAACGCTGCTGGAAAGCTGTTAACTCCTGGCTTTATAGATATGCATGTACATCTTCGCGAACCAGGATTTGAATACAAAGAGACTATTGAAACGGGTTCAAAGGCTGCCGCTAAAGGTGGGTTTACTACAATAGCGTGCATGCCAAATACTAAACCTGTAACAGACAGCAAAGAGATTGTTGAATATATATATGAGAAGGCTAATGTTAATAATGGTGTAAAAGTATATCCAATTGGAGCAATAACAATCGGGGAAAAAGGCCAAGAGTTAACTAATTTCCAGGAGCTAAAGGATGCGGGAATCATTGCCTTGTCTGATGATGGTAGAGGAGTTCAAAATGCTAAGCTTATGCAAGAAGCATTTAATAACGCAAAATCATTAGAGATACCAATTATTATTCACGCTGAGGATGACTCGCTAGCTGCTAGTGGACACTTACATGATGGGCAAAAAGCTAAAGAATTAAATATTAAAGGTATTCCATCTACATCTGAATCAATAATGGTTGCACGAGATATTTTATTAGCTGAAAGTGCTAAAGCACATGTTCACTTTGCTCATTTAAGTGCTAAGGAATCTGTTGATTGGATCGAAGTAGCTAAAGCTAAGGGAATACATGTAACATGCGAAGTTACCCCTCAGCATCTGGTAATGTGCGATGAAGATATTCTAGAGGATCATGGGAATTATAAAGTTAATCCACCAATCAGAAGTAACGAAGATCAAAATGCTTTAATTGATGCTTTAAACAAAGGCGTAATTGATATAATTGCAACGGATCATGCACCGCACTCTGATGATGAAAAAAATAGTGGCATTGAAAAATCTTATTTCGGAATGACTGGACTAGAAACAGCGTTTGCTGTTTTATACACGAAGCTGGTATTGACAGGTAAAATATCACTTGAGCGTGTATTAGAATCTCTAACTAGTAAACCAGCAGAAATATTTAATATAAATCGTGGTCATATCTTTGTTGGAAGCGTCGCTGACATGGTGCTCATTGATTTAAACGATAAAAAAGTTGTTGAAGTTGATAAATTTGAATCAAAAGGCAAAAATTCTCCATTTATCAACTGGGATTTACACGGTTGGCCTGTATTGACCATGGTCGCAGGTAAGGTTATTTATAAGGATGAAAGGGTGTAA
- a CDS encoding RluA family pseudouridine synthase has protein sequence MNPEHFLITTDDTGVRIDKWLHEQLPELSRSLIQLYIQNGSVKVNECNIKVNYKIKENDHIVINFPEPEEVTIAPEKIDLNIIYEDADLIVVNKPRGMVVHPAQGHYTGTLVNALLYHCKDLSGINGELRPGIVHRIDKDTTGIIVAAKNDLSHRHLSEQFKEHSIIRKYVALVHGLIPNSEGTVIAPIGRHKTQRKKMAVDVEKGKTATTHFKVLNYYNDYTLLELTLETGRTHQIRVHMAYIGHPVAADPLYGYRKSVNLLGQALHAKELGFVHPKTGKQMHFTSELPNDFKKVLTQL, from the coding sequence ATGAATCCAGAGCATTTCCTGATTACTACAGATGATACTGGAGTAAGAATTGATAAATGGTTACATGAGCAATTACCAGAGCTATCTAGATCCCTAATTCAGTTATACATTCAAAATGGTAGTGTTAAAGTTAACGAATGCAATATTAAAGTTAATTACAAAATTAAAGAAAATGACCATATAGTTATTAATTTTCCTGAACCAGAAGAAGTAACGATAGCACCAGAAAAAATTGATTTAAATATAATATACGAAGATGCAGACTTAATTGTTGTAAACAAACCTAGGGGAATGGTTGTTCATCCAGCACAAGGTCATTATACTGGTACATTAGTAAACGCACTATTATACCATTGTAAAGATTTATCAGGTATTAATGGTGAATTAAGGCCTGGGATTGTCCATCGCATAGATAAGGATACAACAGGTATCATTGTAGCAGCTAAAAACGATTTATCCCACAGGCATTTATCTGAACAATTTAAAGAACATTCTATAATTAGGAAGTATGTAGCCTTAGTACATGGCTTAATACCAAATTCTGAAGGCACAGTAATAGCTCCTATTGGTAGACATAAGACCCAAAGAAAGAAAATGGCTGTTGATGTTGAAAAGGGTAAAACTGCTACCACTCATTTTAAAGTATTAAATTATTATAATGACTACACGTTATTAGAATTGACATTAGAAACGGGTAGAACCCATCAAATTAGAGTTCACATGGCTTACATCGGCCACCCTGTAGCGGCTGACCCGTTATATGGCTACCGAAAGTCAGTTAACCTCCTGGGTCAAGCATTACATGCAAAAGAGTTAGGATTTGTCCATCCTAAGACAGGAAAACAGATGCATTTCACATCAGAATTACCTAATGATTTTAAAAAAGTTCTTACTCAGCTTTAG
- a CDS encoding TraR/DksA C4-type zinc finger protein — MNKKYHKYYAELLEQKHDIIKHLQENNKYGLNQALNDSIGELSSYDNHPADIGTEVFERAKDLALREDSLVRLDLINSAIEKLEKGTYGTCERCETMISSDRLDAVPETSFCVECHKHIDKNMESKSRPIEEDFMDSGFGKHNYDNSEHETEFDSEDSWQAVAQYGTSNDPSMMGGETNYNEMYTNSHENEGHYHYEYHNQYVDKTEMEYDEVYDEELENEANETCTIEQQAYQDYLRKQNME, encoded by the coding sequence GTGAATAAAAAGTACCATAAATATTACGCTGAATTATTAGAGCAAAAACATGATATTATTAAACACTTACAAGAAAATAATAAATACGGTCTAAATCAAGCACTAAATGATTCAATTGGTGAATTAAGTAGCTACGATAATCATCCAGCAGACATTGGCACAGAGGTGTTTGAAAGAGCTAAGGATTTAGCCTTAAGGGAAGATAGCTTAGTTCGGTTAGATTTAATAAATAGTGCCATAGAAAAACTTGAGAAAGGAACATACGGTACTTGTGAAAGGTGTGAAACGATGATATCATCTGACAGACTTGATGCAGTTCCAGAGACTTCATTTTGCGTAGAGTGCCATAAGCATATCGATAAAAATATGGAATCTAAAAGTAGGCCCATAGAAGAAGATTTCATGGATTCAGGATTTGGAAAACATAATTATGATAATAGTGAACATGAAACAGAGTTTGATAGCGAAGATAGCTGGCAAGCTGTTGCACAATATGGTACATCTAACGACCCTTCGATGATGGGCGGAGAAACAAATTACAATGAAATGTACACAAATAGCCATGAAAATGAAGGACATTATCATTACGAATATCATAATCAATATGTAGATAAAACAGAAATGGAGTATGATGAAGTGTATGATGAAGAACTTGAAAATGAAGCTAATGAGACATGTACAATAGAACAACAAGCATATCAAGATTATCTACGTAAGCAGAATATGGAATGA